In Flavobacteriaceae bacterium, the following proteins share a genomic window:
- a CDS encoding GNAT family N-acetyltransferase — MDLDFKIVTPKEVNLLIEISKETYISAFQKLNNPDDFKSYIDVAFSKKTLQKELLDPNSVFYFVYLDKTLVGYFKLNERGSQNEQFETSSIELERIYIYKQFQNKHIGQYILKKAISISKQKKVTFLWLGVWDQNIRAINFYKRYGFKIFNSHSFFVGNDEQTDFLMQLSLT; from the coding sequence ATGGATTTAGATTTTAAAATAGTAACACCTAAAGAGGTCAATTTATTAATAGAAATTTCAAAAGAAACTTATATTTCTGCTTTTCAAAAATTGAATAATCCAGACGATTTTAAATCATATATTGACGTTGCTTTCAGCAAAAAAACATTACAAAAAGAGTTACTAGATCCTAATTCTGTATTCTATTTTGTGTATTTAGATAAAACGTTGGTAGGCTATTTTAAGTTAAATGAAAGAGGCTCTCAAAATGAACAATTTGAAACATCATCAATCGAGTTAGAGCGCATATATATTTATAAACAATTTCAGAACAAACATATAGGGCAGTATATTTTAAAAAAAGCGATCTCGATTTCTAAACAAAAAAAAGTAACCTTTTTATGGTTAGGTGTCTGGGATCAAAATATTAGAGCAATTAACTTTTATAAACGTTATGGGTTTAAAATTTTCAACTCGCATTCCTTTTTTGTAGGTAATGATGAACAAACCGATTTCCTTATGCAGTTAAGTTTAACTTAG
- a CDS encoding nitrilase family protein, producing the protein MQEKLNIGLIQANLVWENPHQNRLNFTQKIKSISNDVDVIFLPEMFTSGFTMNPKTVAETMQSETVSWMRDIAKLKNAAIGGSLVIEEDGNYYNRFIFMMPDGIFKTYDKCHTFTLAGEHEVYNSGIEKIIIDYKDWKICPLICYDLRFPVLARNVENYDLLLYVASWPKPRIEAWDALLKARAIENMSYCVGVNRVGIDPNNHEYPGHTAAYDGLGNKLSNLEADKENTEIITLSKKHLSVIREKLRFLGDMDNFTLFLKEM; encoded by the coding sequence ATGCAAGAGAAATTAAATATAGGACTTATACAAGCGAATTTAGTTTGGGAAAATCCACATCAAAACAGATTAAATTTCACACAAAAAATCAAATCGATTTCAAATGATGTAGATGTTATTTTTTTGCCAGAAATGTTTACTTCTGGATTTACAATGAACCCAAAAACTGTTGCAGAAACGATGCAAAGTGAAACGGTGTCGTGGATGCGAGATATAGCGAAATTAAAAAATGCAGCTATTGGCGGGAGTTTGGTTATTGAAGAAGATGGCAATTATTATAACCGATTTATATTTATGATGCCTGATGGTATTTTTAAAACTTATGATAAATGCCATACATTTACATTGGCTGGTGAGCACGAAGTTTATAATTCTGGGATTGAAAAAATAATTATTGATTACAAAGATTGGAAAATTTGTCCATTAATTTGTTATGATTTGAGGTTTCCAGTTCTGGCACGTAATGTTGAAAATTATGACCTCTTATTATATGTAGCAAGTTGGCCAAAACCTAGAATTGAGGCTTGGGATGCTTTACTTAAAGCTAGAGCTATAGAAAATATGAGTTATTGTGTAGGGGTGAATCGTGTAGGGATAGATCCTAATAACCATGAATATCCAGGGCACACAGCTGCTTATGATGGTTTGGGTAATAAGCTCTCTAATTTAGAAGCTGATAAAGAAAACACCGAAATTATAACCTTATCAAAAAAGCATTTATCTGTAATACGTGAAAAACTGAGATTTTTAGGAGATATGGATAATTTTACTCTTTTTTTAAAGGAAATGTAA
- a CDS encoding class C beta-lactamase-related serine hydrolase, whose translation MRLFTVLSLIFTLSFATISNAQDYYFPERNAIWEEKNPSDYKISSTKLAEAVSYAEANEYSGSKDLRIAALNSFRREPFHDILGPTKKRGGPAGMILKNGYVLAKWGNTKRVDMTFSVTKSFLSTIAGLAYDNKLIANITDKVGTYVWDGTFDGAHNSKINWEHLLQQNSDWSGEIWGLKDWADRPPRDGGLDDWKNRKLREPGTFMEYNDVRVNVLAYSLLQVWRKPLPQVLKEELMDPIGATTTWRWHGYKHAWTEVDGINMKSVTGGGHSGAGLFISAEDMARFGMLFLNDGKWKNKRLLSSEWISKAIVPSKPNVNYGYMWWLNQKGPRHWQGVSEDIYYAAGFGGNFIVIDKKNDLVVVTRWLEPNKIGEFMKKVSEAVN comes from the coding sequence ATGAGATTATTTACCGTTTTATCATTAATTTTTACATTAAGCTTTGCCACAATTAGCAATGCACAGGATTATTATTTTCCAGAGCGAAATGCTATTTGGGAAGAAAAAAATCCTTCAGATTATAAAATTTCATCTACAAAATTAGCAGAAGCTGTTTCTTATGCAGAAGCTAATGAATATAGTGGTTCTAAAGATTTAAGAATTGCTGCTTTAAATAGTTTTCGTAGAGAGCCATTTCATGATATTCTTGGCCCTACAAAAAAACGTGGTGGTCCAGCAGGAATGATATTAAAAAATGGTTATGTCCTTGCAAAATGGGGAAATACCAAACGTGTAGATATGACATTTAGTGTTACTAAAAGTTTTTTATCTACTATAGCTGGTTTAGCTTACGACAATAAACTAATTGCTAATATCACTGATAAAGTAGGAACTTATGTTTGGGATGGTACATTTGATGGTGCTCACAATAGTAAAATTAATTGGGAACATTTATTACAGCAAAATTCAGATTGGTCTGGAGAAATCTGGGGATTAAAAGATTGGGCAGACAGACCGCCTCGTGATGGTGGTTTAGATGACTGGAAAAATAGAAAACTTAGAGAACCTGGAACATTTATGGAGTATAATGATGTTCGTGTAAATGTATTGGCATATTCTCTGTTACAAGTTTGGCGCAAACCATTACCACAAGTTTTAAAAGAAGAATTAATGGATCCTATAGGTGCTACTACTACTTGGAGATGGCATGGGTATAAACATGCATGGACAGAAGTAGATGGTATTAATATGAAATCGGTTACTGGTGGTGGACATTCTGGTGCTGGATTATTTATTTCTGCAGAAGATATGGCTCGTTTTGGAATGTTGTTTTTAAATGATGGTAAATGGAAGAACAAACGTTTATTAAGTAGCGAATGGATTTCAAAAGCTATTGTACCATCTAAACCAAATGTAAATTATGGTTATATGTGGTGGTTAAATCAAAAAGGACCTCGTCACTGGCAAGGTGTATCCGAAGATATTTATTATGCTGCTGGCTTTGGCGGTAATTTTATTGTAATCGACAAAAAAAATGATCTCGTAGTTGTAACACGCTGGTTAGAGCCCAATAAAATTGGCGAATTCATGAAAAAAGTGAGTGAAGCAGTTAATTAA
- the xth gene encoding exodeoxyribonuclease III, protein MKIISYNVNGIRAALNKRFIDWLKSANPDVICLQEIKAQKEQLDLDIFNEAGYKYNYWFSAQKKGYSGVAILSKTEPNHIEYGTGIESMDFEGRNIRADFDNVSVMSMYLPSGTNMERLEFKFNYMDEILKYLISLRNSIPNLIVCGDYNICHEEIDIHNPKMKGVSGFLPEERKWLGEFINSGFIDSFRYLNKDLQQYSWWSYRANARANNKGWRLDYAMASQPLQEKLKRAVILSDAVHSDHCPILIEIE, encoded by the coding sequence ATGAAGATTATTTCTTATAATGTAAACGGAATTCGCGCAGCACTTAATAAAAGATTTATAGATTGGCTTAAGAGTGCAAATCCAGATGTCATTTGCTTACAGGAGATTAAAGCCCAAAAAGAACAATTAGATCTTGATATTTTTAACGAAGCAGGTTATAAATATAACTATTGGTTTAGTGCTCAAAAAAAAGGATATAGCGGTGTAGCGATTTTAAGTAAAACAGAGCCAAACCATATCGAATATGGTACGGGGATAGAATCTATGGATTTTGAAGGACGTAATATTCGTGCTGATTTTGATAATGTTTCTGTAATGAGTATGTATTTACCTTCAGGAACAAATATGGAGAGGCTTGAATTTAAGTTTAACTATATGGATGAGATCTTAAAATATTTAATATCACTTAGAAATAGCATTCCAAATCTTATTGTATGTGGAGATTATAATATCTGCCACGAAGAGATTGATATTCACAACCCTAAAATGAAAGGTGTCTCAGGGTTTTTACCTGAAGAACGCAAATGGCTTGGAGAATTTATAAATAGTGGATTTATAGATTCGTTTAGATATTTAAATAAAGATTTACAGCAATATAGTTGGTGGAGTTACCGTGCTAATGCTAGAGCTAATAATAAAGGTTGGAGGTTAGATTATGCAATGGCATCACAACCGTTACAAGAAAAATTAAAAAGAGCCGTTATACTCTCTGATGCAGTCCATAGTGACCATTGCCCAATTTTAATAGAAATAGAATAA
- a CDS encoding cell envelope biogenesis protein OmpA produces the protein MTKKTSIIIVLLIVVTSCVSPKVYKDLENKYSNLKKENKQLSDENESLLTTKTAVENELKQLKKDYETTLAQRNKLESDYNAIKSNYDNLQASYKALEENSSSAIAENSKKNRELLSRLEAKEQALAAENRRLEKLKKELENGSQRIAELESVIAAKDAALTNLKDAISRALTDFEGKGLTIEQRDGKVYVSLENKLLFNSGSWTVGTEGRKAVQQLGNVLGDNPEIAVLIEGHTDNVPYGGTGQIKGNWDLSTKRATAIVNILRENSNINAENLTAAGRGEFAPIATNDTAEGKAKNRRIEVILTPKLDEISKLLGDI, from the coding sequence ATGACAAAAAAAACCTCAATTATAATTGTGTTACTAATTGTTGTAACTTCTTGTGTTTCTCCTAAAGTTTATAAAGATTTAGAAAATAAATATTCAAACTTAAAGAAAGAAAATAAACAATTATCAGACGAAAACGAATCGTTGTTAACCACAAAAACTGCTGTTGAAAATGAATTAAAACAACTTAAAAAAGATTACGAAACAACATTAGCACAGCGTAATAAATTAGAAAGTGATTATAATGCGATCAAATCGAATTATGATAATTTACAAGCTTCTTATAAAGCTTTAGAAGAAAATAGTTCTTCTGCGATTGCTGAAAATTCTAAAAAGAACAGAGAATTATTATCACGATTAGAAGCTAAAGAACAGGCTTTGGCAGCAGAAAATAGACGGTTAGAGAAATTAAAAAAAGAATTAGAAAATGGATCTCAACGTATTGCTGAATTAGAAAGTGTAATTGCAGCGAAAGATGCAGCGTTAACAAACCTTAAAGATGCAATCTCAAGAGCATTAACCGATTTTGAAGGTAAGGGATTAACAATAGAGCAACGTGATGGGAAAGTATATGTATCTCTAGAAAACAAATTATTATTTAATTCTGGAAGTTGGACGGTAGGTACAGAAGGTAGAAAAGCAGTACAACAATTAGGAAATGTATTAGGAGATAATCCTGAAATTGCTGTTTTAATTGAAGGGCATACAGATAATGTTCCTTATGGAGGGACAGGGCAAATTAAAGGAAATTGGGATTTGTCTACAAAACGTGCAACAGCAATAGTAAATATTTTAAGAGAAAACAGTAATATTAATGCCGAAAATTTAACAGCAGCGGGGCGAGGGGAATTTGCTCCAATTGCAACCAATGATACAGCAGAAGGGAAAGCCAAAAACAGGCGTATTGAAGTGATCCTAACGCCTAAATTGGATGAGATTTCTAAGCTATTAGGAGATATATAA
- a CDS encoding ComF family protein, which produces MIKNLLNLFFPNACYACSNLLVDNEKHICTSCRHNLPITNFHFNNSKIIEKIFYGRVKIENATALFRFQKKGIVQQLLHNLKYRGHEKISLILGDWLGNELKTISNYNTIDLVIPVPLHKKKLKKRGYNQTAKFGIQIAKALNAKYLDSVLIKTTATKTQVFKSRISRWNASKEVFAIENKSLIEGKHILLVDDIITTGATIEACVAVLNKASNIKISIATMAIA; this is translated from the coding sequence GTGATAAAAAATTTGTTGAATCTGTTTTTTCCTAATGCTTGTTATGCTTGTAGTAACTTACTAGTAGACAACGAAAAACATATTTGCACATCTTGCAGGCATAATTTACCCATAACAAATTTTCATTTTAACAATTCTAAAATTATTGAAAAAATATTTTATGGACGAGTAAAAATTGAAAATGCTACTGCGCTTTTTAGATTTCAAAAGAAAGGAATTGTACAACAATTACTTCATAATCTAAAATATAGAGGGCACGAAAAAATAAGCCTTATTTTAGGGGATTGGTTAGGCAATGAGTTAAAAACTATAAGTAATTATAATACTATTGACTTGGTAATTCCTGTACCGCTTCACAAAAAGAAATTAAAAAAGAGAGGTTATAATCAAACAGCTAAATTTGGAATACAAATAGCTAAAGCTTTAAATGCAAAATATCTAGATTCTGTTTTAATAAAAACAACAGCTACCAAAACACAAGTTTTTAAAAGTCGAATTTCCCGATGGAATGCATCCAAAGAAGTTTTTGCTATTGAGAACAAAAGCTTAATTGAAGGTAAGCATATTCTTTTAGTAGATGATATTATTACTACAGGTGCAACAATTGAAGCTTGTGTAGCGGTTTTAAATAAAGCTTCAAATATTAAAATAAGTATAGCTACTATGGCAATTGCGTAA
- a CDS encoding glycine--tRNA ligase → MANQDDQFKKVISHAKEYGYIFQSSEIYDGLSAVYDYAQNGVELKKNIRDYWWKAMVQMHENIVGLDSAIFMHPSIWKASGHVDAFNDPLIDNKDSKKRYRADVLIEDYCAKIETKIEKEVKKAKKRFGDTFNKEEFVNTNPRVLGYQEKINSILYRMGKSLENEDLADVKALIEELEIADPLTGSKNWTDVKQFNLMFGTKLGASADTAMDLYLRPETAQGIFVNFLNVQKTGRMKIPFGIAQTGKAFRNEIVARQFIFRMREFEQMEMQFFVKPGTQKEWYEKWKETRLKWHLSLGMGEDNYRFHDHEKLAHYADAASDIEFKFPFGFKELEGIHSRTDFDLSQHEKHSNKKLQYFDHEENKSYVPYVVETSIGLDRMFLAVFSNALVEEELENGTTRTVLKLPAVLSPNKAAVLPLIKRDGLPEIAREIIDDLKWDFNVIYDEKDAVGRRYRRQDANGTPFCITVDHDTLNDNTVTIRHRDTMEQKRVKIEELKLIIGQEVDTRSWLMKM, encoded by the coding sequence ATGGCAAATCAAGATGATCAATTTAAAAAAGTAATCTCTCATGCAAAGGAGTATGGATATATATTTCAAAGCAGTGAAATATATGACGGATTAAGTGCTGTATATGATTATGCGCAGAATGGTGTAGAGCTTAAGAAAAATATTAGAGATTATTGGTGGAAAGCCATGGTACAAATGCATGAAAATATTGTGGGCCTTGACTCAGCAATTTTTATGCATCCATCTATTTGGAAAGCTTCAGGACATGTTGATGCCTTTAACGACCCTTTAATTGATAATAAAGATTCTAAAAAACGTTATAGGGCAGATGTTTTAATTGAAGATTATTGTGCTAAGATTGAAACAAAAATAGAAAAGGAAGTAAAGAAAGCTAAAAAGCGTTTTGGAGATACTTTTAATAAAGAAGAATTTGTAAATACCAATCCCCGTGTTTTAGGATATCAAGAAAAGATAAATTCTATTTTATATAGAATGGGGAAATCTTTAGAAAATGAAGATTTAGCAGATGTAAAAGCACTGATTGAAGAACTAGAGATTGCAGACCCTTTAACAGGTAGTAAAAATTGGACTGATGTTAAACAGTTTAATTTAATGTTTGGGACAAAATTAGGAGCTTCAGCAGATACAGCAATGGATTTGTACTTACGACCAGAAACAGCACAAGGTATTTTCGTAAACTTTTTGAATGTTCAGAAAACTGGACGTATGAAAATTCCGTTTGGTATTGCTCAAACTGGAAAAGCTTTTAGAAATGAAATTGTTGCAAGGCAGTTTATTTTTAGAATGCGTGAGTTTGAACAGATGGAAATGCAATTTTTTGTAAAACCAGGAACTCAAAAAGAATGGTATGAAAAGTGGAAAGAAACACGACTAAAATGGCATTTGTCTTTAGGAATGGGAGAAGATAACTATCGTTTTCACGATCATGAAAAACTAGCACACTATGCAGATGCTGCTTCCGATATAGAATTTAAATTTCCATTTGGGTTTAAAGAATTGGAAGGTATACATTCTCGCACAGATTTCGATTTAAGTCAGCACGAGAAACATTCTAATAAAAAACTTCAGTATTTTGATCATGAAGAGAACAAAAGCTACGTCCCTTATGTTGTTGAAACTTCTATTGGATTAGATCGCATGTTTTTAGCTGTGTTTTCTAACGCTTTAGTTGAAGAAGAATTAGAGAATGGAACAACACGTACAGTATTGAAATTACCAGCTGTATTATCGCCAAATAAAGCTGCTGTTTTACCATTAATTAAAAGAGATGGATTGCCTGAAATAGCTCGTGAAATTATAGATGATTTAAAATGGGATTTTAATGTTATTTACGATGAAAAAGATGCAGTAGGAAGGCGCTACAGAAGACAAGATGCGAATGGTACACCGTTTTGTATTACTGTAGATCACGATACTTTAAATGATAATACGGTAACTATACGTCATCGAGATACTATGGAACAAAAACGTGTTAAGATTGAAGAATTAAAATTAATCATTGGCCAGGAAGTAGACACACGTTCTTGGTTAATGAAAATGTAA
- a CDS encoding aminotransferase class I/II-fold pyridoxal phosphate-dependent enzyme, which yields MNHISKLPDIGTNIFSTMGALANEYQAINLAQGFPNFKSDQKLIDMVTKAMHSGYNQYAPMPGSIALRESIAGKFDVLYNSTYNPDSEITVVSGATQAIYTIISTFIRQDDEVIIFKPAYDCYEPAIEINGGKTISIQLETPAYQVNWDEVKQKINNRTKMVIINTPQNPSGTLFSKNDMLQLERLLKGTNIILLSDEVYEHIIFDNKQHQSACLFPDLKSRAFIVASFGKTFHNTGWKAGYCCAPKELMEEFRKVHQFNVFSVHHPTQIALAEYLQTPDHYQELSGFYQEKRDLFLELIKSSRFKYTKTQGTYFQVLDYSDITTEYDVDYAKRLIFENRIASIPLSVFNDKNIDNKVLRFCFAKTDDTLKRAAEVICNI from the coding sequence ATGAATCATATTTCAAAACTCCCTGATATAGGTACTAATATATTTTCAACTATGGGCGCTTTGGCAAACGAATACCAAGCGATTAATTTAGCTCAAGGGTTTCCTAATTTTAAGAGTGATCAAAAATTGATTGATATGGTCACCAAGGCTATGCATTCAGGATATAATCAATATGCACCAATGCCAGGGAGCATAGCATTACGTGAGTCTATTGCAGGTAAATTCGATGTATTATATAACTCAACGTATAATCCAGACTCCGAAATTACTGTAGTATCTGGAGCTACTCAAGCTATTTACACTATAATTTCAACATTTATCAGACAAGATGATGAAGTGATTATTTTTAAACCTGCATACGATTGTTACGAACCTGCAATAGAGATTAATGGAGGAAAAACAATTTCTATTCAATTAGAAACACCAGCATACCAGGTTAATTGGGATGAAGTGAAACAAAAAATTAATAACCGCACTAAAATGGTGATTATTAATACACCTCAAAATCCAAGCGGCACTTTATTCTCCAAAAATGATATGCTTCAATTAGAACGTTTACTTAAAGGAACCAATATTATTTTATTAAGTGATGAAGTTTACGAACATATTATATTTGATAATAAGCAGCACCAAAGTGCGTGCTTATTTCCTGATTTAAAATCACGCGCATTTATAGTTGCTTCTTTTGGAAAAACATTTCATAATACTGGATGGAAAGCTGGCTATTGCTGTGCACCAAAAGAATTAATGGAAGAATTTAGAAAGGTACACCAATTTAATGTGTTTAGTGTGCATCATCCAACTCAGATTGCACTAGCAGAGTATTTACAAACACCAGATCATTATCAAGAACTATCAGGATTTTATCAAGAAAAAAGAGATTTGTTTTTAGAGCTGATTAAAAGTTCTCGTTTTAAATATACTAAAACTCAAGGCACTTATTTTCAAGTGTTGGATTATTCTGATATTACTACAGAATATGATGTAGATTATGCTAAACGCTTAATCTTTGAAAATAGAATTGCATCTATTCCCTTATCAGTGTTTAATGATAAAAATATTGATAATAAAGTGCTACGATTTTGTTTTGCAAAAACAGACGACACGCTAAAACGTGCCGCTGAGGTTATTTGTAATATTTAA
- a CDS encoding AraC family transcriptional regulator, whose protein sequence is MEDSKLKVDYINRLNKVFHFIEHNLDSNLSLNTISQFAAFSPFHFHRLFKMISGETLNEYITRQRIEKAASTLIHKREVTITELSLQNGFNNNSSFTRAFKKFYGVSPTNFRKQNPNKYSKICQIESKNGQAYPDHEKYICIINNLKTWIKMNAKIEIKDMPKLQLAYISSVGCQNLESAYQKLIQWATPKELLSDSQTKMVTIYYDSFKVTQEDKVRMSACITLNKQVEFDGGVGLTSVGGGKYIVGSFEIGFNEFEKSWTGLFIWMNENGYKKANENPFEIYHNNFREHPQNKCIVDFYIPIE, encoded by the coding sequence TTGGAAGATAGTAAGCTAAAGGTCGATTATATAAACAGGTTAAATAAGGTTTTTCACTTTATTGAACATAATCTTGATAGTAATTTGTCTTTAAATACTATTTCTCAATTTGCAGCATTCTCTCCATTTCATTTTCATAGATTATTTAAAATGATTTCAGGAGAGACTCTTAATGAATATATTACTAGACAAAGAATTGAAAAAGCAGCCTCTACTTTAATTCATAAAAGAGAGGTTACTATTACTGAGCTTTCACTTCAAAATGGATTTAATAATAACTCTTCCTTTACAAGAGCATTTAAAAAGTTCTATGGAGTGAGTCCTACTAATTTTAGAAAGCAAAATCCCAATAAATATAGCAAGATTTGCCAAATTGAAAGCAAGAATGGTCAAGCATATCCTGATCATGAAAAATATATTTGCATCATTAATAATCTTAAAACATGGATAAAAATGAATGCAAAAATTGAAATTAAAGACATGCCAAAATTACAATTGGCTTATATCTCTTCTGTTGGATGTCAAAACCTAGAAAGTGCTTATCAGAAACTAATACAATGGGCTACACCTAAAGAGTTATTAAGCGATAGTCAAACAAAAATGGTTACCATTTATTATGACAGTTTTAAAGTTACCCAAGAAGATAAGGTAAGAATGAGTGCTTGTATTACATTAAACAAACAAGTTGAATTTGATGGAGGGGTAGGGTTAACCTCCGTTGGTGGTGGGAAATATATTGTAGGTAGTTTTGAAATTGGATTTAATGAATTCGAAAAATCTTGGACTGGACTCTTTATTTGGATGAATGAAAATGGTTATAAAAAAGCTAATGAAAACCCTTTCGAAATTTATCATAATAACTTTAGAGAACATCCCCAAAATAAATGCATCGTTGATTTTTATATTCCAATTGAATAG
- a CDS encoding aldo/keto reductase yields MKYTILPNTDIKVSKICLGSMTWGNQNTEAEGHQQLDYALDAGVNFIDTAELYPVPADAESQGRTSEIIGSWLHKRSNRDQVIIASKIAGPGDYTAHIRTTGFSPESIKEAVHKELKRLQTDYIDLYQLHWPERQTNTFGVRDYKHNPDDQWKDNFNEILNTLGEVIKEGKVRQIGLSNEKAWGTMRYLEESKINNLPRPITIQNAYSLLNRPFEGDMAEIALRENIGLLAYSPMGFGVLSGKYVKGTAADNARLKLFPRFARYSSEQSTEATKLYLEIAESNEMTLAQMALAFVNQQPFVTSNIIGATNLEQLKENIDSINVTLSDTILEKINEVHAVIPNPAP; encoded by the coding sequence ATGAAATATACAATACTGCCAAATACTGATATAAAAGTTAGTAAAATATGTTTAGGTTCAATGACTTGGGGAAATCAAAATACAGAAGCCGAAGGTCATCAACAGTTAGATTACGCATTAGATGCAGGTGTTAATTTTATTGATACCGCAGAATTATATCCTGTACCAGCAGATGCAGAATCACAAGGAAGAACGAGCGAGATTATTGGTAGTTGGTTGCATAAGAGATCGAATAGAGATCAGGTAATAATCGCCTCTAAAATTGCTGGACCTGGAGATTATACAGCACATATTCGTACTACTGGATTTAGTCCAGAATCTATAAAAGAAGCTGTACATAAAGAATTAAAACGATTACAAACAGATTATATAGATCTATATCAATTACACTGGCCAGAGCGTCAGACGAACACTTTTGGAGTAAGAGATTACAAGCATAATCCTGACGACCAATGGAAAGATAATTTTAATGAAATCCTTAATACTTTAGGTGAGGTTATTAAGGAAGGAAAGGTTAGGCAAATAGGATTATCTAACGAAAAAGCTTGGGGTACTATGCGTTATTTAGAAGAATCTAAAATCAATAATTTGCCACGCCCAATCACTATACAAAATGCATACTCATTATTAAACCGTCCTTTTGAAGGTGATATGGCAGAAATTGCTTTACGTGAAAATATAGGGTTGTTAGCTTATTCTCCAATGGGATTTGGAGTACTGTCTGGAAAATACGTGAAGGGTACGGCTGCAGATAATGCACGTTTAAAATTATTCCCAAGATTTGCGAGATACAGTAGTGAGCAATCTACAGAAGCTACAAAACTATATCTAGAAATTGCTGAAAGTAACGAAATGACTTTAGCACAAATGGCATTGGCCTTTGTAAACCAGCAACCTTTTGTGACGAGTAATATAATTGGAGCTACAAATTTAGAGCAACTTAAAGAGAATATTGATAGTATTAATGTGACGCTTAGTGATACTATTTTAGAGAAAATTAATGAAGTACATGCTGTAATTCCTAATCCAGCGCCTTAA